CGCACGggaacagctgctgcaggtcgGACAGGATCTCACTGTGAGGCGCCAAAAGTCTGAAACACAGGGGGGGCGTCTCAGATCAGCAAGTCTCAgaactgaacacacacatacactcacacacacacacggttcacacacatttttaccagcCACACATTCACTGAAACAAACAGTGATACTTCTTATTCGCTCTCTCATTACTATAtataatagttttttaaaatatacagtattttagaaaaagaatgaatgaagaaCAGCGatagaaattaatatttaaatataataaggactgtttattatttaggAGAGCGGAGGGGTTGGTGCAAAAATTAGGAGGCTTGTAAAGTCATTTTCTAGGTTTTCTAGGTCTCAGGTTTTTTATCTTGGCTTCAGCAGGGAGGCATACAACTAAAAAtggctgtaatttttttttttacagctgatttttaaagttgttttcttcCAAATATTTgggacatttatttttatttcaaaacttctggcaatttttaaagaaaacatgttggagcttttttctcagtttttgacttttttgaatgaatttgttttggcaatttttattttctttaaacattttcttttaaaaaatggcaacgtttttaattctttaatttttaggggtggtttttaaaaggaaaaaaatggcagttttgtttttctataaaaatcaccaaaacttacaccatttatcagccaaaaactgtaaaaactaaaatttgcaTTAGATTTTCTGACGGACTGtcaacacatcatgtgttaatatacaggtttgtgacacaaaatttcatgacttttctaaAATTTTCAGGGTACATTTAGTTAACCAAATATTTACCAGGTCTGGAAATTGCTAtctgcaaattccatgacttttccaggtctgtaAGGACTCTATGAACCCTGATACATAAAAATCTGAGGACATTTACCTTCTGACGAGTCCCAGGGACACCGTGAAGAGCAGACCGCCTGCTCCAAACACTCCCATCCCATTGGCCCGACCTGAACTGTCCATACAGACCAGCTCCGGCTCCATGTCCTTGTTGGCGATGATGAACTGAGAGAACACCAAGTCCCCCACCTGTAAAAAAACCACAGCGAGAGACGCAGTTAAAACCAATGTCTCACCTTAATGTGCCAGTATCACCTGCTCCTTCTGTCCCAAGACTCTCACCTGGACGTTGGGCCGGTTCCTCTTGGTGGCTCCCTCAAATGCCAGATAGGACAAAGACGCCTGCTCACTTCCTCCAAAGTCCACCTTGAAGACGTCTCCTGATTTAGCTGTCACAATGCCGATGACGGTCTCCCCTTTAGCTGGGACATactgaggacagagggacagattTAAATGTAGCTTTACTACAGAGCTTTATGGGAAATCACAATTCCATTCTGCCATGAGGCAATTTAAAATTTGACTAAGTTTGGTTCAACTGACTTCACTTCCAGAACAAAAACTAATAGCTCTCACAAATTATTTGGTTTCCTGAGTGATTCGGCGTGTAACCTGTTTACTGAGCAGCCTTTAATTACTAAATAATCGGAACTTTTCAGGACTGATGCCCGCTGCTCGCTGCTGTAAAGTACGGCGCACTTTGGCGGATGGACACAACGTTTGAAAGCGGAAGTCAACAGTAAAGTTTAACTTTAATGGGATAAAGCACGTCTTtgtaacattgtttttaagCCGTATTCACAAGCAATACATAATCATTTCAGTTCAGTCAAAAAGTCTTGTCATGTGAGGCGTGAAAGTTTAGTGACAAGAAGAACATTAAATTACAGGTTTTCTAAATGGAGTTCTGCATGTAGGAGAGCTTACTGTTAAATTAAGATTTCACTGCAAATGGACACTTAAGGTTGATGTCGGTGTATAAACTGACTCCAGTGGACAAAGTGTCTTTAGAGTCTCACCCTCCTCTGCTGCGAATCGACCCAGAACATGTTGGGCTGTTTGTGTCGGAGGATGCCGCTCTTGCACACCACC
Above is a genomic segment from Plectropomus leopardus isolate mb unplaced genomic scaffold, YSFRI_Pleo_2.0 unplaced_scaffold14028, whole genome shotgun sequence containing:
- the LOC121964102 gene encoding exosome complex component RRP40-like, encoding MFLDLKAKVGEVLLPGDEFSFETDDTISLTDHAKPEKVVCGPGLRRSGDRLVVCKSGILRHKQPNMFWVDSQQRRYVPAKGETVIGIVTAKSGDVFKVDFGGSEQASLSYLAFEGATKRNRPNVQVGDLVFSQFIIANKDMEPELVCMDSSGRANGMGVFGAGGLLFTVSLGLVRRLLAPHSEILSDLQQLFPCELVVGMNGRLWVKSASIQQTLVIANLLQSCDTMTAQQRQQLFRRVAQGTL